A single window of Nocardioides kongjuensis DNA harbors:
- a CDS encoding MFS transporter, protein MTSATSPTPATTATPPLARTAADRTLSIAVACVATVMLMLDVSVVNTALDDIAAGLGASLSGLQWVIDAYTLPLAAVVLSAGSIADRVGRKQVFLGGMVLFTAASAACAVSPGIGTLVAARAVQGIGAAVLFATALALISEVTPTAEERARALGVYGASIGAAFAIGPFVGGVLTDAIGWRAIFWCNVPIGLLALALARRVQESRDPQARRLDVPGQLALVAGLFLLVLALLRGNEDGWGSGLVAGSLAGAAVALGALVVIEHRSRAPMLPLRHFRQPAFSAPQVLVFGISASFFAGFLYLTLYLQGVVGLSPLQTGLAYLPGTALVFVVSGTTAGLMTRFAPAALAVVGLLLVAAGMAVFAWTTHADSGWASILPGFLLASVGTGLFNPSGSALALAALPPEQSGLAAGANDTFRQTGLAVGVAWLGTFVPAAGPYGADAAGFVDGLHHAVLAGAVVALGCAVVGGVLLRAGHGRGGAVEGHSR, encoded by the coding sequence ATGACATCCGCCACCTCCCCGACACCTGCGACGACCGCGACCCCACCGCTCGCCCGGACCGCCGCCGACCGGACGCTCAGCATCGCCGTCGCCTGCGTGGCGACCGTGATGCTGATGCTGGACGTCAGCGTGGTCAACACCGCACTCGACGACATCGCGGCCGGCCTCGGGGCCAGCCTGTCCGGGCTGCAGTGGGTGATCGACGCCTACACCCTGCCGCTGGCGGCCGTCGTCCTGTCCGCCGGCTCGATCGCCGACCGTGTCGGCCGCAAGCAGGTCTTCCTCGGCGGCATGGTGCTGTTCACGGCCGCGTCCGCCGCCTGCGCCGTCTCACCGGGCATCGGCACCCTCGTCGCGGCCCGTGCCGTCCAGGGCATCGGCGCGGCGGTGCTGTTCGCCACCGCCCTCGCCCTGATCTCCGAGGTGACCCCGACGGCTGAGGAACGCGCCAGGGCGCTCGGCGTGTACGGCGCGTCGATCGGAGCCGCCTTCGCGATCGGCCCGTTCGTCGGCGGGGTGCTGACCGACGCCATCGGCTGGCGGGCGATCTTCTGGTGCAACGTGCCGATCGGCCTGCTCGCCCTCGCCCTGGCCCGCCGGGTGCAGGAGAGCCGGGACCCGCAGGCGCGGCGGCTCGACGTACCAGGTCAGCTGGCCCTCGTCGCCGGGCTGTTCCTCCTCGTGCTCGCCCTGCTGCGGGGCAACGAGGACGGCTGGGGCAGCGGCCTGGTCGCGGGGTCGCTGGCCGGCGCCGCGGTCGCCCTCGGGGCGCTGGTCGTCATCGAGCACCGCTCGCGGGCGCCGATGCTCCCGCTGCGGCACTTCCGGCAACCGGCCTTCAGCGCACCGCAGGTGCTGGTGTTCGGCATCTCGGCGTCGTTCTTCGCCGGCTTCCTCTACCTCACGCTCTACCTCCAGGGGGTCGTCGGTCTGAGCCCGTTGCAGACCGGGCTCGCGTACCTGCCCGGCACCGCGCTCGTCTTCGTCGTCTCCGGCACGACGGCCGGGCTGATGACCCGGTTCGCCCCTGCCGCCCTGGCCGTCGTCGGTCTGCTGCTCGTCGCTGCCGGGATGGCGGTCTTCGCCTGGACCACGCACGCGGACTCCGGCTGGGCCTCGATCCTGCCCGGCTTCCTGCTCGCCAGCGTCGGCACCGGGCTGTTCAACCCCTCCGGCAGCGCCCTCGCCCTCGCCGCCCTCCCGCCCGAGCAGAGCGGGCTCGCCGCCGGCGCGAACGACACCTTCCGGCAGACCGGTCTGGCCGTCGGCGTCGCCTGGCTCGGCACCTTCGTCCCCGCCGCCGGGCCGTACGGCGCCGACGCCGCCGGGTTCGTCGACGGGCTGCACCACGCGGTGCTCGCGGGCGCGGTCGTCGCGCTCGGGTGCGCGGTGGTGGGCGGCGTGCTAC